DNA from Spirochaetota bacterium:
CAAATCCCTCATCATGGGGACCTATACCGTCGGCATGGGATCTGCGGCGACCTTCGCCGAGAAATATCTCGCCTACATGATGTCCCCCGCCGACGACCAGGGCAACTCCTATCTCATGTACCATTACAAAATACGGGACGACGTCAAATGGGTGTACCTGAAGGGGATCCGCAAGGCCAAGAAAGTCACCGGGGCGGACAAAAAACTGAGCTTTTTCGGCAGCGACTTCACCAACGCCGAGGCGAGCAAGCCGAACTTCCTCGAATGGAACTACAAGTACATTGGAGACGAAAAGGTTGAATTCAAGGGAAAGGTCTTTGACTGCTACATGGTCGAATCGACTCCCAAAACCAAGACCATCATGAGCGACCAGGGATGCGGCCGCAGGGTATCGTTCCTGGAGAAAAAGTCGCTCCTCACGCTGCGGCTCGATCTTTATGATGAAAACATGATAAAAGTCAAGGAACTGAGACTTCTTTCCTTTACGACAAAAAATAATGTCAGGGGCCAAAAAGTTAATTACGAAACCGGACTGGAGATGAAAAATGTCAAGACCGGCTCAAAAAGCCACCTGCTCTTTTCAGATTTAAAAACCGAGGAAGAATCTAACCTGCGGACGGACGTTTTTACCGAGCAATACCTGACGCAGAAATGGTGGTAGGATCGATCCGTACCCGATTAAAAAATGGAGGAATACATGAGATCTTTAATAACGGCGTTTTTCGTCGCTCTCGTTCTCTTTTCAGCAAGCTTATCCCATGGCCAGATAGAGGACCTCTCAGAGGGAAAGGATAAGCATGGTGACACAAAGACACAGGGAGAGAGCGGGAAGGATGTTACCTTTGCACTTCATGGATACGCGCAGGCCAACTTTGTCGTATCGAGAAATGACATGGGGGTCGGCGGCAACCGGTGGATCAACTCAAAATACCAGTTTCCCCGGGTGGGCGCCACGCTTCAGCTGGAGCTGGAAGGAAATGCCTATGATATCGCCCATTTCTTTTCAGCGGTGCAGATTGAATACAACGCGGCAGGGGAAAAGACGAACTTCCCGAAGTTCTATTACCCGAACACTTTTTTACAGTACACCTATTATCAATCCATTGCCGATTTCAAGCGGGATGA
Protein-coding regions in this window:
- a CDS encoding outer membrane lipoprotein-sorting protein, translated to MKRFRILATIAFIFCCAVAFSESPAEMGTRLMKSNDDRPVFEKVKAKGTLIIYDSSGKIKFTKSLIMGTYTVGMGSAATFAEKYLAYMMSPADDQGNSYLMYHYKIRDDVKWVYLKGIRKAKKVTGADKKLSFFGSDFTNAEASKPNFLEWNYKYIGDEKVEFKGKVFDCYMVESTPKTKTIMSDQGCGRRVSFLEKKSLLTLRLDLYDENMIKVKELRLLSFTTKNNVRGQKVNYETGLEMKNVKTGSKSHLLFSDLKTEEESNLRTDVFTEQYLTQKWW